Proteins co-encoded in one Burkholderia ambifaria AMMD genomic window:
- a CDS encoding endonuclease/exonuclease/phosphatase family protein — MRLIDWNVQWGRDADGVVDLARTIAAARRLGDFDVLCMQEVTRGFGALPGQPGPDQFTELAALLPGYTIFEAIGADLPPLEPDAARRQFGNAIATRLPVGRVLRQLLPWPADASGPSMPRVALEVELTTPSGALRIITTHLEFYSARQRLAQVDAMRARHREACAHADQPAPAENATGPFTATGQARDAIICGDFNSAFDSDAYRRLLEPIADAPSFVDAWVARHAGHTPPPTAGVYDTAQWSDGPLACDFVFVTDTLLPRVTRCEIDGDVRASDHQPVVLEVEVD, encoded by the coding sequence ATGCGACTGATCGACTGGAACGTTCAATGGGGTCGGGACGCGGACGGCGTCGTCGACCTCGCGCGCACCATCGCCGCCGCCCGCCGCCTCGGCGACTTCGACGTGCTGTGCATGCAGGAAGTCACGCGCGGCTTCGGCGCGCTGCCCGGCCAGCCGGGCCCTGATCAGTTCACCGAACTGGCGGCGTTGCTGCCCGGCTATACGATCTTCGAGGCGATCGGCGCCGACCTGCCGCCGCTCGAACCCGACGCGGCGCGCCGGCAGTTCGGCAATGCGATCGCGACCCGGCTGCCGGTCGGACGCGTGCTGCGCCAGTTGCTGCCGTGGCCGGCCGACGCCAGCGGGCCGTCGATGCCGCGTGTCGCGCTGGAGGTCGAGCTGACGACGCCGTCGGGCGCGCTGCGTATCATCACGACGCACCTCGAATTCTATTCCGCGCGCCAGCGGCTCGCACAGGTGGATGCGATGCGCGCCCGGCACCGCGAAGCGTGCGCCCACGCCGACCAGCCCGCCCCGGCGGAGAACGCCACCGGACCGTTCACCGCGACCGGCCAGGCGCGCGACGCGATCATCTGCGGCGATTTCAACAGCGCGTTCGACAGCGATGCATACCGGCGCCTGCTGGAGCCGATCGCGGACGCGCCGTCGTTCGTCGATGCGTGGGTTGCCCGGCACGCGGGCCATACGCCGCCGCCGACCGCCGGCGTCTACGACACCGCGCAATGGTCGGACGGGCCGCTCGCGTGCGACTTCGTGTTCGTGACCGATACGCTGCTGCCGCGCGTCACGCGCTGCGAGATCGACGGCGACGTGCGCGCGTCGGATCACCAGCCGGTCGTGCTCGAGGTCGAGGTCGATTGA
- the rlmD gene encoding 23S rRNA (uracil(1939)-C(5))-methyltransferase RlmD: protein MRAGVVYNLAFFNVCQEKLVSEAVPTSARKSKNAPVAPGPAPVLEIESLDMEARGVGRTVTEDGTPGKVIFVEGALPGERVTYSSYRRKPSYEQATVVDILRPSVLRTQPKCAFFGTCGGCSMQHLDMRAQVAIKQRVLEDNLWHLAKLRAETVFAPIHGPSWGYRYRARLTVRNVAKKGGVLVGFHEKKSSYVADMTSCEVLPPHVSAMLVPLRRLVEGLSIRDRMPQIELAVGSQVTALVLRVLEPINADDEALLRAFADEHKVQFWLQPKGPDTVTPFYPLDVPLDYTLPEFGIRMPFKPTDFTQVNHQINRVLVGRALRLLAPSRDDRVLDLFCGIGNFTLPLARLSREVMGIEGSDTLTTRALANARENGVDGHTTFACRNLFEVTGDDLRALGAFDKFLIDPPREGALAVSKALAEIAQSGEGPLPKRIVYVSCNPSTLARDAGLLVHEAGYRLKGAGVVNMFPNTSHVESIALFERG from the coding sequence ATGCGGGCTGGCGTCGTCTACAATCTCGCCTTCTTCAACGTTTGTCAGGAAAAGCTGGTGTCCGAAGCCGTCCCCACTTCTGCGCGCAAATCGAAAAATGCGCCCGTCGCGCCCGGGCCCGCCCCGGTTCTCGAGATCGAATCGCTCGACATGGAAGCGCGCGGTGTCGGCCGCACGGTGACCGAGGACGGCACGCCGGGCAAGGTCATCTTCGTCGAAGGCGCGCTGCCCGGCGAGCGTGTGACCTATTCGAGCTACCGTCGCAAGCCGAGCTACGAGCAGGCGACCGTGGTCGACATCCTGCGCCCGAGCGTGCTGCGCACGCAGCCGAAATGCGCGTTCTTCGGCACCTGCGGCGGCTGCTCGATGCAGCACCTCGACATGCGCGCGCAAGTGGCGATCAAGCAGCGCGTGCTCGAGGACAACCTGTGGCACCTGGCGAAGCTGCGCGCCGAGACGGTGTTCGCGCCGATCCATGGCCCGTCGTGGGGCTACCGCTACCGTGCGCGCCTGACCGTGCGCAACGTCGCGAAGAAGGGCGGCGTGCTGGTCGGCTTCCACGAAAAGAAGAGCAGCTATGTCGCCGACATGACGAGCTGCGAAGTGCTGCCGCCGCACGTGTCGGCAATGCTCGTGCCGCTGCGCCGGCTGGTCGAGGGGCTGTCGATTCGCGATCGCATGCCGCAGATCGAACTCGCGGTCGGTTCGCAAGTCACGGCGCTGGTGCTGCGCGTGCTGGAGCCGATCAATGCGGACGACGAAGCGCTGCTGCGCGCGTTCGCGGACGAGCACAAGGTGCAGTTCTGGCTGCAGCCGAAGGGCCCGGACACGGTGACGCCGTTCTATCCGCTCGACGTGCCGCTCGACTACACGCTGCCGGAGTTCGGCATCCGCATGCCGTTCAAGCCGACCGACTTCACGCAGGTCAACCATCAGATCAACCGCGTGCTGGTGGGCCGTGCGCTGCGCCTGCTCGCGCCGTCGCGCGACGATCGCGTGCTCGACCTGTTCTGCGGGATCGGCAACTTCACGCTGCCGCTCGCGCGACTGTCGCGCGAGGTGATGGGCATCGAAGGCAGCGACACGCTGACGACGCGCGCGCTGGCGAATGCGCGCGAAAACGGCGTCGATGGGCACACGACGTTCGCGTGCCGGAACCTGTTCGAAGTGACGGGCGACGATCTCCGTGCGCTCGGCGCGTTCGACAAGTTCCTGATCGACCCGCCGCGCGAAGGCGCGCTCGCGGTGTCGAAGGCGCTGGCCGAAATCGCGCAGAGCGGCGAAGGCCCGCTGCCGAAGCGGATCGTCTACGTGTCGTGTAACCCGTCGACGCTCGCGCGCGACGCGGGCCTCCTCGTACACGAGGCGGGTTACCGCCTGAAGGGCGCCGGGGTCGTGAACATGTTCCCGAATACGTCGCACGTCGAATCGATCGCGCTGTTCGAGCGCGGCTGA